The window ATTGCATCCGCGTAAACAAGTCCTCCAATCCGTCGGCCACGGCATCGACTTTGTCGGCTATTTTATAAAACCCTATCACACCCTCATTCGTAACCGCACTGTCCGCAATCTTAAAAGAAACCTTTTTAAATTCAACTTGGAATTGGAACAAATTAATATTCCCGACCTTAAAAAATTGGAACAAATTTTATCCACCATCAATTCTTATTACGGTTTTTTGCGGCATTCACATTCGCTTAAACTTAGGAGACATATCTACGAAAAACATTTTGGAAGATTAAAAGATTGCTTCTTTCCGATAAATTATAAATATGAATATTTTAAGATTCGCTATGCCTATCGCGTAAAGGCAAAGCAACGCCTTGCCTTTACGGAGTAATCCCGCTTAGGACGGACGAACACGCGAAACGAGTTGCCTGGGTTGCCGGTGTTGTTGTTGTTCTCCGAACTGCAACCGCTGTTGCCCAATATCCGGGCATTGTTGGACCAGTTGTTGCCGTTATAGTTGCCAACCGCGGCCGACCATAACGCTCACCCACTAATTATTTGTTCAAAGAGAAAATATCTTCAAACAACTGCTTTGGCAGCAAAATTCTCTGTTTTGTAAACAAAGAGGGGCGAGTGGCAGGATTGAATTGCGCGCTCGAACCGCACATCAAGAAGGTAAGGTTTACATTCTTTATAATAAACGATTCGATTCTGGCAAATTAATATTACTCTTATTTTGCGATTTAATCCACCCTCCCAGTTGCATTCCAATTTCTTCAGATATTCTCGCGCTTTCTTCGTATTTTTTAATGCCGATAATTTTTAAATCGTGGCCAAGCCGGACCAAAATTTTAATTTCTTCCAGCTTTTCCGAAGCTTTTTCCAAAACTTCTCTTTTATCAATTTTAGAATTCGCCTGAATAATTAAAAGCAATAATTCTATGCTGTTTTCTTTTAATCCGGCGCCAAAAGTATAACGATGCTCGCGGGGGAAAGTAATGGTCAAACAATGCATAAAAAGCGCCAGATCATACGACTTTTTGTAAATCGGCAAGTGAGCAAACTGAGCCATAAAAATTTTTTAAAAAAATTTAAATTATCAAATGATCAATCCTGCCCTACGGACGGACGAACACGCGAAACGAGCGGCCTGGGTAGCCGGTGTCGTTGCCGCCCTCCGAACTGCAACCGCTGCCGCCCAA of the bacterium genome contains:
- a CDS encoding four helix bundle protein, with product MAQFAHLPIYKKSYDLALFMHCLTITFPREHRYTFGAGLKENSIELLLLIIQANSKIDKREVLEKASEKLEEIKILVRLGHDLKIIGIKKYEESARISEEIGMQLGGWIKSQNKSNINLPESNRLL